From Schistocerca cancellata isolate TAMUIC-IGC-003103 chromosome 6, iqSchCanc2.1, whole genome shotgun sequence, a single genomic window includes:
- the LOC126191341 gene encoding inosine triphosphate pyrophosphatase has translation MSRSLVFVTGNAKKLEEVVAILGKSLPYELASQKIDLPEYQGEVDEICINKCKAAAAIVKGPVMIEDTCLCFNALGGLPGPYIKWFLDKLGPEGLHRLLAGWEDKTAYAVCTFAFSPGGENDDVILFRGKTFGTIVSPRGPRDFGWDPCFQPDGYEKTYAELPKDVKNQISHRSKALGELKNYFESNK, from the exons ATGTCTCGTTCACTAGTGTTTGTTACTGGTAACGCTAAGAAGTTAGAGGAAGTTGTAGCAATTCTTGGTAAAAGTTTACCGTACGAG CTTGCAAGTCAGAAAATTGATTTGCCTGAGTATCAAGGTGAAGTAGATGAAATATGCATTAACAAGTGCAAGGCAGCAGCAGCAATTGTGAAAGGTCCAGTAATGATCGAGGATACTTGTCTGTGTTTCAATGCTTTGGGTGGACTACCTG GACCATACATAAAATGGTTTTTAGATAAACTTGGACCTGAAGGTTTACACCGCCTCCTGGCTGGTTGGGAAGATAAAACTGCGTATGCTGTATGCACATTTGCAttttcaccaggaggtgaaaatgaTGATGTCATTCTTTTTAGAGGGAAGACATTTGGTACAATAGTGAGCCCTAGGGGACCAAGAGACTTTGGCTGGGATCCCTGTTTCCAGCCAGATGGATATGAAAAAACATATGCTGAATTGCCAAAAGATGTGAAAAATCAAATATCCCACAGAAGTAAAGCACTGGGTGAactcaaaaattattttgaaagtaataaatga